The sequence GAGAGTTTGTAGCATCACAAGCAACCCCGACCACTTCACCGTCATGAGCATAGTTTCTGCTTTCAGACATGTCACCATAACTACCTCTGCTCTGTCCTGATTGGAGATTAAAACGCTCAATCCATCCACCCTCTGTCCCAAGGAAAGCAAAATTTCCACAAGCACTGATTGTGCAAgcctgcaaaaaaaaagaaaacaacaacaaaaaaaataaaaaaacagtaAACATGTTGAAATTATGAATTTCCAGGATGAATATGCAGTTGGACTCTTAAATCATCGAGCTGTGTTTGCACCGAAACATGAACCTGAGGACTTGATACTCTTAGAACTTAGTGTTGGTTTCCTAGTAACTTTTGGGCTATAGCAGTTAAACGGACCAGTAAATGAAATTTTATGAATTGGCTCAATAAATACCTTAATAGGTGTTCGCTCGCTCGTTGATGGTGTCAGGATATGCTCGCCAATGACAAAGTTCTGAAGCCTCCATACATATGCCCGTGAAGTATCCATATGACAagtaacaacattgcaccaatcACGTTCGCGAATTTCAGCTAAAATGGTTGACATTGGGAATGTGGTGGATCAGAAATCTATCAAACAAATCATAAAGGACTCTAAATATATTCTTGTCTAACTTCCATTGTTTTCTATATCACTAACTGAACTCAACATTTGCATTTCTGGAAATTACAGTTGTCTTACTTATAGTACATCAAACACAAATAGAAACTGTTCATTACTTCAGTGTATAcattataaaaaagaaaagaaaaaataatcgtTGCAAATCAAGTGATTAAGAAAAGCTATAATCCAATGGAGAACCATTTTAGTGATTAAGGAAAGCTATAATCCAATGGAGAACCATTTTAGTCTAAGCATGCATTCAAAGAAAAATTATCAGGTGCACGGGATGAGATAACAAGCATGGTAGATTAAGTTGTACAAAGCTCAAGTATGGAATCAATATAAGCATAAAAACAgaagtttttggggaagaacttaccaaaatcaaaacaaattacaGGCTTCaattttatctcttcttcctGAAATATATAAGAATACCAAGTTACTACTAGATGCATATTAAAAGTGACAGGACTTTGGATATcatagagaaaaaaagaaaacccaaaaattAGGACCTATCACATCAAGTTGATGTGGCAAACCAGAACAGACTTGGCAATGGGGTATGGAAGCATTCACCATCTAGTAAATGTGGTGCTTTTAAAGAATACATTGATAATTGAGGTACCTTCATTATGTTACACAAAATGGAACACTTGTATAGATTCATATATACTCGATTATCTAATACATGGAGAAACATCAGAAGACAAAAGCATAGCTCTGAATATACCTTCACCCTCAATTTCTTGGCTCTTTTAGATACATGACGCTGAGAAAGCTCTCTACTTTGTTGATCCTGGTAATAAAAGTTCGCAATCAACAAAGATTATGTCAAAATTCGAATCAAGTGGTAGCAGTGTAGCAAAATATACCAATTAAGAACTGACAGAAAATCGAAGAAAAAAAGATGCAAAAGGTACATAGTTCCAAGAAAAAAACTTTTTAACTGGACACTCTCTTCTCTATTCTGAACTAAATAAAAGTTTTAGTTGGTGCATGATTGTCTCTCTGCCACGCATCACGACAACGATATATATAACATAAAGTTGGAAGTTGCAAAAGATGCTAAATAAGATATAGAAAGAGAAATTTTAAAAGAATAGCTAGCAGTAGAATGCAGACTACCTGAATAACAGAGAAAAGACGAAAGGCACGATCCTGACCAGCAGATAGAATGTGTCTTCCATTTGCGTAAAACCTGTAATGAATAAAAGATGAGTAAAATAAACAGAAGTTGCGTCAGGAAAGAAAATGCTGAACTGCACATGTTTGGCCCAATATAACTTCTAGAGGAAAAACCTGCCCTACAAGTGAATAGGAGTAAGTGTACCCTGTGTTATGTGGCATAGGCAAAACTGTCAAAACTCATTCTCACTTGGTTAATATCAACCGTCAAAGACAAACACATTGGTTCGTCCTATCTTATTATATAGGTTTGCACAAGCCAATGAACATATTACGAGTAACTACAACCAACAGGATTGTTTACTAACAAAAAATAACAGTAACAAAATTAATATGAATCATATAATCATGTTGATAGAACATTCCTACATTATGCACACTATTTTAAGCATACACTATATTCCATGACAGTATGAACCGATTCTGGCACTATAATTATTGTAATGGCCAATACTTTTGTAGTTAAGTGAAAGACATTCAGATTCGTATCCACTTCGATAACGAAGCGTGGTCTGCAATATACAAAAAGTGACCCCACTCGTAATGTCATTTTTACTTCTTCCGCAATATATGTTGCTCCTGTTCTTTTTATTATAATGAAGCTGACAGTAACAAGAAGACAGGACAATCCTCAGCAAAAACAAACTCACCTTACACAGCGTGGAGGTGCGCTATGGCCACTTCGAAAGCGTAAAAGGCGAGGATCCCCATCAGTTGTATCAAAGATCCACATCTGTACagagaaaaaaaatcatatgCACAATTTTTGTTATAAAGGAACTTTAACAATGAAATTGCCCGACACAAAAGGCTTAGTAACCATCACTATTCAACGAGCCTACAGAAAGTCCAAAGCTTCAGGTGCACTAAAGGAAGATATAAGCCTCAAGCATACATTTATAACATCACGGTCCACAGATGATGGGTCAAAAAAACTATATCATGTATCTGGAACAATTGCATTTCAGCTTTCGATTGTATTTCCCCAAACAGAAAAGGCAATGGAAATGGCAAAATGCTAAATACACCAATTCTGCAAATGGTATAGTACCATTGTGAAATAGCTGATCAAACAGACTTTTACAATGGGCCCGCTGTTTCATCCGTCACCAACTAATATTACGTAGTTTGAAACACTGCCTATATCAATTAACGATGTTTTAAACTTCTCTTTAGCCTTATTTAACTTCCCATTATAAAGATAACATTTGTCCACTGTGGTTAACACCCATAATTGTTATTTTGAGTTGCTATTTTTAGCAGTCTAGGATAAGTTTTACACTCCGTGATTGTGGATGCTAATAAACCAATTAGGCACCCAAATATTATAGATATATTCATCGCAAAAATCAATACTAAGAAAATGATCTCACCTTTATGGAGTTATCTATCGAAGAACTCATAAGCACCGGCTCATTAGCAAAGAAATGCAGCGATACAATTGAACTGTCATGAGCATCTCTTATAACTGACTGCAGCTTTCTTTTCTCAAGATTCCATATGCTTATAACACCTGATGAACCTCCTGATGCTAGAAGAGGCTGTCCATCTTAAAGGGAAAAAAACGAGTAaggtataagaaaaaaaaatgtcttgatttgaagacaaagatacAATCATCATGAATGGTAGAAATACATCTTATGTACATATTTCTATACATAATTAGCGCAGAGCAGAGACAACATCCCTAGAACGCCACCCAAGCAAAATTCAGTATACGATACATAGGTCTTTACCTGTTCTGAAAGACAAGGCGGTCACAGCACCTCGTGTAGAATGTGTAAATGTAATTAACTCCTCATCATACTTAAGATTATGGACATGAACGTTGCCATCCGCACAACCTACTGCAACAACATCCAAGGCGGGTGATGAAACACAACAACAGATGGATGAATTCCATCCCTTGAACTCATATAGTTTCTTCTTTGAGCTGACATTCCAAAGCTGTAATGAACCTTCTTGGCTTCCTATTATCACCTGCATTTCACAAATATTCAATTGGACTTGTAAATGAATGAAAATAAAGCAAAAGCGAATATCCTGAACATAACTTTCGAATTTTAAGTACAAACTCTTCTCACATTACCTTGTTTAAGTACGTATCTGGATGCATTATGCAGCTAGGGGTGAATTTCTGGTCCAACAAAATGTGTCCAACTGGAGCAAGATTTTCCTCAATCCCTTTGAATGCCCACATGAACAGATTCCCTTTAATATCAACACTTAAGATGTGGTCTCCAAACAATAACAAATAGTTGACCTTCTCGCCATGTCTACTCCAAGTTGCTACCTGTAAGCATTACCATCACCGTTGTCAATCActagaacaacaaaatttataaccaaaaaaataaataaacagatGATTCTTCTATACATGCTAGACATCAGTCCTTGTTGAAAAAGAACATGCCAATTTGGGGCATATAATTTTTCAAAGACTGCTCCATGTTAAGTTAGATTAGAATAAAATGacatttaaaaaacaaaaaactcaaaTTCATAAACAACCTGATGAGCACGCTTATAAACCGCAATGTCATTCCCATACGCAGCAAATGTAAAATCACGATACGATGCAAGAGCACGAATCTTCCTTGGTAATTGAGGCCCTTCAAAACAAACAAACTCTAGATTGAGtaataaacaaccaaaaaaaTGCAGCAACTATCATTTCCCCACAAAGAAAATCACAGGTCAAGACTTCAAAGTGTTTAAGACTTACCAACAAGAACCAAAGTCAGCTTAGCACACTGCAGACGAAAATCAATAACAACAAATTAAAACTTTGAACTTAAAAATTAAAACCAAAACTAGAGATTGATAAGAATAACTTACATCGTAAATCTGCCAAGCTTTACCAACACTAACAGTAACAAAAGTTTCAGTACCCAATCTCTGAACTGAATACGGAACATTACTTGTGATATAACCAATAGCTCTGAAAGGTTCAAAAATTCCCATTTTTTAATCCAAAATTACAACTAACAATACAAGTATAGGGTACGGAGGTTGAAGAAAAGGATTTTAATGGGGAAAGTGAAGCTTGAGAGCTTAGCCACCGTAAACCCTATAAACCCCTTTCACTTGAAGAgacgaagaagaaagagaaaacgaAAGAATTGTCTGACCAGGGTTTTTGACAACAACATTAGGTTAGTTTAAATTGATATTGACACTGCCGTATACGATAAGGGTTGccctttaattttattttattttatggggACTCTTTTGCCTTCAAcaaacatttttctcttctttctccttttttttcGGTGGATTCTTGAGATGAGAAGATCACCGTAGTCAAATTCATCTAAAATCAGAGAAAGTTTGAGATTCTCAATCAAATTGatgatcaatttcaatcaaatacAACTAAAAAAACAGATCACCTCGAAATAGCAGCTAGATCGATTGGATTCAGAATTAGCAGATTGATATTTCAGAAAGAACTATAAGCTTTTGTACATTTCGGATTTTGCTAAATTCATTCGAAAATTTCGAATATCACGCTAACTCAAAAAGCACAGCTGCTTCAATCTCTCTCTACTCATTCTTCAAGGTATTTTTTATTTCTCAGATTTACTACATTACTAAAAGGAAACAGCATTGCTCTGCTgctgtttgataaaatgtctcAATGAACTAATGGTCACATGCCTTAGATTTCATTTTCGTTTTGGATTTTAAAGAGGTTTTAATCAGTTGATTTTGTTTATTTAAGGTCTTTGGTTAATGGGTCTTCATATTGATGGTCCATATTTGccatttttaatgcattttgttttgttaatgcaTAGTTCAATGGTGGTACCCCTCACCTTACAGTTGTGATTCCTTGTGCTTAAGACATATACTCAATTGATAGGTTGAGATGAATGATTCTGCTACTCTACCAAGGAGTAGCCTGCTAATATTTTTATCAATAAATTATGGAATAGGATATATGTGTTTTACTGAAGTTACATGTGATATTTGTGAGTTATCTACAGACGTATAATTCTAGCTATCAAAGTTTCATTTGTATAACATATAAATTTGAAATGCTTTGAATGTACAACATTAGCTTAACAGGTTGAAACCCCATTTTATAGGTACACCAAACAAATGGGTCTGTAAGATTGATAGTTTATGCAATTGTGAACTGATCAATGAAGTTATATGCTTTTAAAATCATATGGTTTTGAATTTATGTTTGTGTGATGGCGTGATGGGTGGCAATACTAAATAATTGAGATTTGGAAAACTCCAgggtaaatggaagaaagagtaGAGAATGATGATAGTGGtctgaaaacaaagaaaacagtTTTTGTAACGGTTGGCACAACTTGTTTTGATGCTCTTGTTAAAGCTGTTGATACTCTAGAAGTGAAGGAAGAGCTGTCAAGGAAAGGTTATACTCATCTTACCATTCAAATGGGTAGAGGATCCTATATTCCCGCAAAGGTACATATATATGTTTTACTTTAATTTCTATGCTCTATTCGTGTTACTTCTTCCTGTTCTTTCTAGCTATAATAAATGAAAGCTCACTATTGTCTTGCCATGTGTATATTCTTCTCTGAATAGTTCAATTTTACTTGTTAATGATCAATTTTCACTAGTGGGTTGGATTATTTGTTCTAATCTTGTTAGAAATTCTGTTTGAACAAGTTCTCTTAAGTCATAAGCTACACCAAAACTAGTCTACGTcgttttcaacttttgttttgAACAACTTGGGTGTTCAAACTAACTTTTATACTTCTCATTTTCTGTTCCTAATTCCGTTATTACATATTCCTACTCTCATTCATGTTGTAACATTCACATTGCCATTGCCATATTACGCTGCACCTTTTCTCTGTTTGAGGCAGTGCATGTGAAATTACTCTAGTAGACCTGACTCGTTTGGCGGTGTTTCAAGGACTGGAGTACAATGTAGGTCTGTAGTAGACTTGGAACTGTCGATTCTTTTTTGCCCCAACTGTTGAAAAGATATCTCGAACGTTGGTGCATTTTCCCGCAGTTGGTGTAACTCATTTTgaatgttggtttggtttccagaCAACTCTTTCTACTTTCTAGAGCTAGATCCTTGTCCTTTATTGCATTTTCTGAATTTAGTTACATCCTAGCTCTCTGTCTCGCATCTCTCTCCAACTCTTGTTCAATTGGTATTGCTTGGTCAGTCATGAGTTTGGGTAACCAAAAGTGATAGGTTGGTAAAACTCTGAATCGTTATTCAAGTTTCCTGGTaaatgtttcattcttgtttaaTCAACCTTTCTGTGAGTCAAATCTACATGCTTACCATGCACTAACCCATGATACGCCAACCAATACCATTAGCTAACATCTCATTTCTTTTTGCTGTTGTGATGTATCCAGTCAATGGGAGAAGAGGGTTGCCTCGTCGTGGATTACTTCACTTTTTCATCAAGCATTGCAGACTACCTTAAGTCAGCATCTCTTGTGATCAGTCATGCAGGTGAGATCATATTCAGCTGTATCTTTTCTTCAAACATGCGACTGCCAAAGTACCACCTATATGCCACTGTATCTCTATTATACTGTGCAATTTGTTTCTATGACTATCTGTCTCGGTTGGCTAATCAATGGCACTTACGGCTATTTCATAGACCCCTAACTGTTGATTTGGTAGTGAACAATTTAATTCGAAAGATTAGTTCAATGTACTTGTAAAACTTGGGCAAACTAGGATCCACATTGGACCCCCTGCAATTACTTTTAATTTCCATCAGTTTCTTTATAGTTTTTAGAAGTATGGAAATTTTGATTTTGACTACTTGTTTCAGAACTCTATGATTTACAAAATTGGTATTGTTTTTTGCTTAATCA comes from Papaver somniferum cultivar HN1 chromosome 7, ASM357369v1, whole genome shotgun sequence and encodes:
- the LOC113299593 gene encoding WD repeat-containing protein 36-like — encoded protein: MGIFEPFRAIGYITSNVPYSVQRLGTETFVTVSVGKAWQIYDCAKLTLVLVGPQLPRKIRALASYRDFTFAAYGNDIAVYKRAHQVATWSRHGEKVNYLLLFGDHILSVDIKGNLFMWAFKGIEENLAPVGHILLDQKFTPSCIMHPDTYLNKVIIGSQEGSLQLWNVSSKKKLYEFKGWNSSICCCVSSPALDVVAVGCADGNVHVHNLKYDEELITFTHSTRGAVTALSFRTDGQPLLASGGSSGVISIWNLEKRKLQSVIRDAHDSSIVSLHFFANEPVLMSSSIDNSIKMWIFDTTDGDPRLLRFRSGHSAPPRCVRFYANGRHILSAGQDRAFRLFSVIQDQQSRELSQRHVSKRAKKLRVKEEEIKLKPVICFDFAEIRERDWCNVVTCHMDTSRAYVWRLQNFVIGEHILTPSTSERTPIKACTISACGNFAFLGTEGGWIERFNLQSGQSRGSYGDMSESRNYAHDGEVVGVACDATNSLMISAGYHGDIKVWDFKGRHLKSRWDVGSSVVKIGYHRANGLLATVSDDMVIRVFDVVALRMVRKFEGHTDRVTDMCFSEDGKWLLSSSMDGTLRVWDVILARQIDAIHVDVSITALSLSPNMDVLATSHVEQNGVYLWVNQAMFSGSSNVDSYASGKKAVSVKLPAVSSNGDADNDSDNATGNQSQNKDTVGTPRLDYQIPDLVTLSLLPKSQWQSLINLDIIKMRNKPIEPPKKPEKAPFFLPTVPTLSGDIVFKPSDSTLEEKKENRDALGNHTRDHNLPASKFLQLLQTSADTKSFAVFTKYIKDLSPSALDMELRMLQIVDDDDEQEPEKRPEMHFIELLLDYFNHETSCRNDYEFIQAVIRLFLKIHGETVRCHTQLQAKAKELLEVHSPTWQRIDKMFQSTRCMVSFFSNAQF
- the LOC113299594 gene encoding UDP-N-acetylglucosamine transferase subunit ALG13 homolog, with the translated sequence MEERVENDDSGLKTKKTVFVTVGTTCFDALVKAVDTLEVKEELSRKGYTHLTIQMGRGSYIPAKSMGEEGCLVVDYFTFSSSIADYLKSASLVISHAGSGSIFETLKLGKPLIVVVNEDLMDNHQCELAEELAERKHLFYGRPQTLNQTIRSMELETLIPYMPGDATPVAKIINRFLGFPDD